A single Drechmeria coniospora strain ARSEF 6962 chromosome 03, whole genome shotgun sequence DNA region contains:
- a CDS encoding Protein kinase-like domain protein — translation MSPAAAIAGDEHGHVRFIPLTYDNTDSRRSALKLLLALMPQWAADEAYLDFVRFTDGITNTLLKAVNRRPGLSKAEIDREAILLRAYGNGTDVLIDREREAANHELLMRYKLAPELLARFANGMMYRFIPGAVAQPKDLADPEMLAAIARRLAQWHATVPCLSDGPVKPDRAANGSGNVARDDRTKVVNAAPGKPFPNLWTTMQKWILALPTDTEPQRQRRESLQREFEELVPKLSQRPGLGKNGLVFAHCDLLSANVIIHRAAGDAPTVSFIDYEYGTPSPVAFDLANHFAEWAGYDCDHSAVPTRSQRLAFVREYIKSYAKLSGETMDEEEETRKLMHEVDEFRGVPGFLWGIWSLIQATISHIAFDYATYAEDRLSEYWAYKAEADGSREASGKEMPLREKTWARRD, via the exons AtgtcgcccgccgccgccatcgcagGCGACGAACATGGCCACGTACGCTTCATCCCGCTGACGTACGACAACACCGACTCGAGGCGGTCGGCCCTCAAGCTTCTCCTCGCTCTCATGCCCCAatgggccgccgacgaagcctACCTCGACTTTGTCCGCTTCACCGACGGCATCACCAACACGCTGCTCAAGGCCGTCAACCGCCGCCCGGGCCTGTCCAAGGCGGAAATCGACCGCGaggccatcctcctccgcgcctacggcaacggcaccgaCGTGCTCATCGACCGCGAGCGCGAGGCGGCCAACCATGAGCTCCTGATGCGGTACAAGCTGGCACCCGAgctgctcgctcgcttcgCCAACGGCATGATGTACCGCTTCATacccggcgccgtcgcccaacCCAAAGATCTCGCCGACCCGGAGAtgctggccgccatcgccaggCGGTTGGCGCAGTGGCACGCCACCGTCCCTTGCCTGTCCGACGGGCCCGTCAAGCCGGACCGGGCCGCCAACGGCTCCGGCAACGTCGCTCGCGACGACAGGACCAAGGTCGTCAACGCCGCGCCCGGAAAGCCGTTCCCCAACCTTtggacgacgatgcagaaGTGGATCCTAGCCCTGCCCACGGACACGGAGCCGCAACGGCAGAGACGAGAGAGTCTGCAACGGGAGTTCGAGGAGCTCGTGCCGAAACTGAGCCAACGCCCCGGCCTTGGCAAAAACGGG CTCGTTTTTGCCCACTGCGACCTGCTCAGCGCCAACGTCATCATACACCGTGCCGCGGGCGACGCGCCAACGGTGAGCTTCATCGACTACGAGTACGGTACGCCATCGCCTGTCGCCTTCGATCTGGCCAATCATTTTGCCGAGTGGGCGGGCTACGACTGCGACCATTCCGccgtgccgacgaggtcgcaGCGGTTGGCCTTTGTCAGGGAGTACATCAAGTCGTACGCCAAGTTGTCGGGCGAGAcgatggacgaggaggaggagacgcgCAAGCTCATGCATGAGGTCGATGAGTTCCGTGGCGTGCCGGGCTTCCTTTGGGGCATCTGGTCTCTCATCCAGGCCACCATCTCGCACATCGCCTTCGACTACGCCACCTACGCCGAGGACCGGCTCAGCGAGTACTGGGCGtacaaggccgaggcggatggCAGCCGCGAGGCGTCGGGCAAGGAGATGCCCTTGCGGGAAAAGACGTGGGCCAGGCGCGACTGA